A genomic region of Desulfosarcina ovata subsp. ovata contains the following coding sequences:
- the pyrH gene encoding UMP kinase, with protein MATRFKRILLKLSGEALMGDQGFGICPNMLSYVAEEVRSIIELDVQLAIVVGGGNIFRGVAAGSFGMERTSADHMGMLATVLNSLALQDALEKKGIQTRVQTAISMHEVAEPYILRRALRHLEKGRVVIFAAGSGNPYFTTDTAAVLRAKEIHAEILLKATKVNGLYDSDPERNADARFIKTISYMEVLERQLKVMDMTAISLAMDNQLPLMVFNLKEKGNIQKVVCGENVGTTIGG; from the coding sequence GTGGCCACGCGATTCAAGCGTATATTGCTCAAACTGAGCGGAGAAGCCCTGATGGGCGATCAGGGCTTCGGCATTTGTCCCAATATGCTCTCCTATGTTGCCGAAGAGGTCCGTTCCATCATCGAGCTGGATGTACAGTTGGCCATTGTGGTTGGCGGCGGAAACATTTTTCGCGGTGTGGCGGCCGGCTCGTTCGGCATGGAGCGGACGTCGGCCGACCACATGGGGATGCTGGCCACGGTGCTCAACAGCCTGGCGCTCCAGGATGCCCTGGAAAAAAAGGGCATTCAGACCCGCGTCCAAACGGCCATCTCCATGCACGAGGTGGCCGAGCCGTATATCCTGCGGCGGGCGTTGCGGCATCTGGAGAAGGGGCGGGTGGTGATTTTCGCCGCCGGTTCCGGCAACCCCTATTTTACCACCGATACGGCGGCCGTGCTGCGCGCCAAGGAGATCCACGCCGAGATTCTGCTCAAGGCCACCAAGGTCAACGGCCTGTACGACAGCGATCCCGAGCGCAACGCCGACGCCCGTTTTATCAAGACCATCAGTTATATGGAAGTGCTCGAACGGCAGCTGAAGGTGATGGACATGACCGCCATCTCCCTGGCCATGGACAACCAGCTGCCCCTGATGGTGTTCAATCTCAAGGAAAAGGGAAACATCCAAAAAGTGGTCTGCGGCGAAAACGTGGGAACCACGATCGGCGGCTGA